GCTTCGTAGGCGTCGTCGGCGAAGTTGGCTCCTGCCCCCGCGCCGGCGGCCACACAGACCTCGTGACCGTCCTCGACGAAATCTTCGGCGACCGACGGCGTCAGTGCGACGCGTCGCTCGCCGTCTGCCGTCTCGGTCGGAACGCCGACGATCACAGCGAATACACCCTCCCACACTGCATCGTCGATTTCTGGTCACCGACTGAAACGACCGATTCCTGTCCATGCACCTGCCGTGCTATGTCGTGGCGTACCCCTAATGCCATTGACGTACACGATTTTTGGCAACTACTTAAATGCCAGTCACAAAACCCAGAAATCTGAGGTATTTTCGAAGAAGTTCGAGACTGGACTCTCAGCGTCGGTCGGTGATGCGCTCGCCGGTCTCCAGTCCGTTCCGGAGGGCGGCGTGGACGCGGGCCTCGCCGGCCACCCAGTCGCCCGCGAGGTAGAGGCCGTGTTCGGCCGCCCGATCGACGGTCCCGGCGTCGACGCCGTCGTCGGCCAGTGCGTAGCGCCAGTGCTGGGTGTCCGTCCAGTCCGGATCCGCCAGTCGCTCGTCGTCGAGCAGCTCGGCGACCCGTTCGGCGGCGGTCGCGGTGATCGCGCCGTCGGCGTCGTCGTAGTGATCCACCGACCAGTCGGGGCTCATCTGGGCGATCAGCAGGCTCTCGCCGTCGGGGACGTGCCCGTCCTTGCACTCCTCGCGGGAGACCCACCCCACGTCGTGGTCGTCGTCGGTGTTGACGAGCGCGTAGTAGGGCTGGTCCAGTTCGAAGGGATAGTGGAGGACGGCGGAGACGATGGTTCGATAGGGTATCACGGCGACAGCCTCGCGGAGTTCCCGGCAGAGCCGGTGTTCCCAGTTCGCCGAGCCCAGCAGGTCCGCCGTCTGGGGGGCCGGCGGCGTGAGCAAGACGGCGTCGAAGTGTCCCAGATCCTCGTGATCGGTGTCGTAGAGCCGCCAGCCGTCGTTCTCGCGGACGGGTTCGGAGATGCGGACACCGTTCTCGACCGACGCGTCGGTCGCTCCGAACAGCCGTTTCGCCAGCTGAGTGATTCCCGTTTCGTAGGTCCACTTGTGGTCGTCGGCGTCCCGTCCCTCCGAAATCTCCCCGTCGGCGTCGAACACCCAGACCGGCTCCGCGATGTCGACCAGTCCCTCGGTGTCGAGGCCGTCGGTCACCAGTTCGGTCACCCGCTCGTCGTCGGCCTTGACGTAGTTGGCCCCGTGGTCGTACCGACAGCCCTCGCGGCGACGCGTCGCGGCGCGACCACAGACACCCCCGCTCTTCTCGAAGACGGTGACCGACGCGTCGGCGTCGGCGAGCGCGTAGGCGGCACCCGCGCCCGCCGCGCCGGCCCCGACGATAGCGATGTCGTCAGCCATACTCCTCGTTCGGGTGCGAGGGTCAAAGTACCCCCTGCCGTCGGCCCCGTATCAACCGCTCGCCCGCTGTCGGGAGCTTCATTGTTCTGCGGTGGGGAGATGCGGGCATGCGTCGCAGAATCTACCTGATCGCCGGCGTCGTCCTGGCGCTGACCTCGTTCCCGGCGCTGCTGGTCGGCGTCACGCAGGGCGTCTACGACGCCGTTGGCACCCTGTTGCTCGGGACCGGTGGTCTCCTGTTCGTCGTCGCGGCCCGCCGCGACGAAGTCGACGTGGGCGACTGGACGCTCTCCTGGCACCAGTTCGTCGGCGGCGCGGATGTCACCCTCGGGCTAGGCTTTCCCCTCACACTGTTGAACCCCGTTCTGGAGGGAACCGCCACGTCGATGGACTACACGTTCCTCGTCGCCGGTGTCGTCGGTGGCCTCGTCCTCGTGTTCATCGGCGTCGACGTACTGCGCGGCAGTCGCTACGTCTCGCTCGGTAGCGACGAGGAATCCGCGCTCTGAGTCAGAGTCGCTTCGACACGTACGGCCCGTCCTGATAATAGTCCAGTTTCTCCCGGTAGTACTGCCGGACGCCGATCCCCGAGAGGACCGATAGTTTCTCGAAGCCGTTCTCGACCGCCAGTTGCTCGGCCCGCTCCAGCAGCCGCCGGCCGTAGCCGCGGTGCTGGTGCTGGTCGGCCTCGCTCTGCTGACCGACCCCCACTTGGCTTCCGTAGACGTGGAGTTCCCGCACCAGCGCGGCGTTTTCCAGTTCCTTCCTGACGGGATCGTTCGGGAACCGCACCCGACAGAAGCCGATCAGGAGGTCCTTCTCGGGGTCCTCGAAGGAGAGGAAGTGTTCGGTGCCGCCGCCGGCCTCGTAGGTCAGTTCCTGCAGTTCGACGTCCTCGGGTTCCTCGTCGTTCATCCCGACCTCCCGGCACCGGATGCAGTCGCAGGTCCAGCCGTGCTCGTCCATCCGCTGGCGCGCGAGTTGCCGGAGGTTGGACTTCCAGACGCCGCCCTCGATGAAGTCCGCAGGGATGTCCCGCTGGACGCGCTGGAGCCGGGTGTACTTCGGAATCATCGACTTGATCTCCGCGACGAGTTCGGCGGCCTCCTCGTTCCCGAGGGGGTCGAAGTCGCCGCGGTGGTACATGTCGTAGGTCGCCGTGCCCTCGACGATCAGCGTCGGGTAGATCTTGAGGTAGTCGGGCCGCCACTCCGACTCCTCGAAGATCCGGCGGAAATCTTCGAGGCACATCTCCTTGCTCATCCCGGGCTGGCCGGGCATCATGTGGAAGCCGACCTTGAACCCCGAGTCCCGCAGCCGGCGGTTGGCGTCGATGGAGTCCTGCACGCCGTGGCCGCGGTGCATCTCGCGGTTGATCCGCTCGAAGGTGGTCTGGACGCCGACCTCGACCTTCGTCCCACCGAGATCGAGCATCCGGTCGATCTGCTCGGGATCACACCAGTCGGGCTTGGTCTCGAAGGTGGTCGCGATGTTGCGCACGTCACCGGTCTCGTTCTCGGCGATGACGTCTTCGAGGTAGCTGAACTCTTGCTCCTGGGGATCCTCGGCGAAGCTCTCGCCCTCGGCGGGTTCGGGCTGGGCCGCGGCGTCGTAGTCGTTCATCGCCTCCAGCGCGCGCTTGACGAACCACTCCTGGTAGTCGTGGGAGCGGGCGGTCATCGTCCCGCCCATCAGGATGAGTTCGACCTTGTCGACGGGGTGACCGATCTCTCGGAGTTGTTCCAGTCGGAGCGTGACCTGGCCGTAGGGATCGTAGTCGTTTTGCTTCCCACGGGCCGCCGCGGGCTCGTGACCGGTGTAGCTCTGGGCGCTCGAGAACTCCGAGTCGGGGCCGCCCGGGCAGTAGAGACACTTCCCGTGGGGACACCGCTCGGGCGAGGTCATGATCGCGACGGGGGAGACGCCCGACGCCGTCCGGACGGGCTTGCGCTGGAGGACTTCCTCTAACTCCTCCCGGCGTTCGAGCGGGGCGTAGTCGAGCAACTCGGAGTTTTTCGGAACCTTCGGCGAGGAGAAGTCCGAACAGACCTCTAACTTGGCCTGCTCGACCTCGTCGCGTTCCAGGTCGCCCGCGAGAATCCGCTGGACCAGCTCCTCACAGACCTGCTCGAACGCCTCCGTCTCGGTGGGGTCGGTCGTCTCCGTGCTCATTGCCGCTTGGAGAGTACTGGACGCGTCGCGAGAATAAGGGTGTCGCCTCGGGCTACCGAGCGGTTCACTCCGGCGTGACGGTCCGGGGAAAGCAGGTGGCGAGTTCCATTCCCCGGGCGTACTCGACGCGACCGTCGGGACGGACGACGATAGTCCGCCACGACTCGGTGCAGTCGAACCAGTCGCGGTCCACCGTCACCGTGTAGCCCCGGCTCTCAGCCGTGCCGACGACCACCGTGTACCGATCCGGCCGAGCGAGGGTCACCTCGACGTATCGACTCGCCGGAACCGTCGGCCGCCAGTCGAGGACGCGACCGAGTGCGTCACCGTGGATCGTCACGTCGAGCGTCCGC
This Halorientalis sp. IM1011 DNA region includes the following protein-coding sequences:
- a CDS encoding NAD(P)/FAD-dependent oxidoreductase codes for the protein MADDIAIVGAGAAGAGAAYALADADASVTVFEKSGGVCGRAATRRREGCRYDHGANYVKADDERVTELVTDGLDTEGLVDIAEPVWVFDADGEISEGRDADDHKWTYETGITQLAKRLFGATDASVENGVRISEPVRENDGWRLYDTDHEDLGHFDAVLLTPPAPQTADLLGSANWEHRLCRELREAVAVIPYRTIVSAVLHYPFELDQPYYALVNTDDDHDVGWVSREECKDGHVPDGESLLIAQMSPDWSVDHYDDADGAITATAAERVAELLDDERLADPDWTDTQHWRYALADDGVDAGTVDRAAEHGLYLAGDWVAGEARVHAALRNGLETGERITDRR
- a CDS encoding tRNA uridine(34) 5-carboxymethylaminomethyl modification radical SAM/GNAT enzyme Elp3 translates to MSTETTDPTETEAFEQVCEELVQRILAGDLERDEVEQAKLEVCSDFSSPKVPKNSELLDYAPLERREELEEVLQRKPVRTASGVSPVAIMTSPERCPHGKCLYCPGGPDSEFSSAQSYTGHEPAAARGKQNDYDPYGQVTLRLEQLREIGHPVDKVELILMGGTMTARSHDYQEWFVKRALEAMNDYDAAAQPEPAEGESFAEDPQEQEFSYLEDVIAENETGDVRNIATTFETKPDWCDPEQIDRMLDLGGTKVEVGVQTTFERINREMHRGHGVQDSIDANRRLRDSGFKVGFHMMPGQPGMSKEMCLEDFRRIFEESEWRPDYLKIYPTLIVEGTATYDMYHRGDFDPLGNEEAAELVAEIKSMIPKYTRLQRVQRDIPADFIEGGVWKSNLRQLARQRMDEHGWTCDCIRCREVGMNDEEPEDVELQELTYEAGGGTEHFLSFEDPEKDLLIGFCRVRFPNDPVRKELENAALVRELHVYGSQVGVGQQSEADQHQHRGYGRRLLERAEQLAVENGFEKLSVLSGIGVRQYYREKLDYYQDGPYVSKRL